One stretch of Mangifera indica cultivar Alphonso chromosome 9, CATAS_Mindica_2.1, whole genome shotgun sequence DNA includes these proteins:
- the LOC123225716 gene encoding zinc finger CCCH domain-containing protein 30-like, whose protein sequence is MNRLTIETDDTFASILELAANNDFEGFKRTIDCDPSGIDEIGLWYGRQKGSKQMVNEQRTPLMVAATYGSIDIIRLILSQSDADVNRACGNDKSTALHCAASGGALNAVDVVKLLLAAGADPNLVDANGHRPVDIIIVPHKLQDVRLALEELLAADSSVDERNLRVSTATSNSNSPPLSPSFENGSPTFALDSAVKSKLNDAPTSYASEKKEYPIDPSLPDIKNSIYSTDEFRMYSFKVRPCSRAYSHDWTECPFVHPGENARRRDPRKFHYSCVPCPDFRKGACRRGDMCEYAHGVFECWLHPAQYRTRLCKDGTNCARRVCFFAHTPDELRPLYVSTGSAVPSPRSSTIGATAMDFAAALSLLPGSPSSVSVMSPSPFTPPMSPSANGMSHSNVGWPQPNVPALHLPGSNLQSSRLRSSLNARDIPAEDFNMLPDFDVQQQQRLNELSSLSQPSLSSNSLNRSGRLKVLTPSNLDELFSAESSSPHYTDQALASAVFSPTHKSAVLNQFQQQPSMLSPINTNFSPKTVDHPLLQASFGVPSSGRMSPRNVEPISPMSPRMVWLAQREKQQHFRSLSSRELGVNSTAAIGSPVNSWSKWGSSNGKPDWAVTTDELGKHRRSSSFELGNSEEPDLSWVQSLVKESPTDMKEKLTTPSSGVAAAPSSSEGSNMNPLIESVDHAVLGAWIEQMQLDQLVAQQN, encoded by the coding sequence ATGAATCGCTTGACAATCGAGACTGATGATACTTTTGCGAGCATACTTGAGCTTGCTGCCAACAATGACTTTGAGGGCTTCAAACGGACCATTGACTGTGATCCATCAGGTATTGATGAGATTGGATTATGGTATGGTAGACAGAAGGGCTCAAAGCAAATGGTTAATGAGCAGAGAACCCCTTTAATGGTTGCTGCTACATACGGTAGTATTGATATCATAAGACTGATTCTTTCCCAATCAGATGCTGATGTAAATCGGGCATGTGGTAATGATAAAAGCACTGCCCTTCATTGTGCTGCCTCAGGTGGGGCTTTAAATGCTGTTGATGTTGTTAAACTGCTTTTAGCTGCTGGTGCTGATCCGAATTTGGTAGATGCAAACGGTCATCGTCCTGTTGACATTATTATTGTTCCTCATAAGCTACAAGATGTGAGATTGGCTCTTGAAGAACTCCTTGCAGCTGATAGTTCTGTGGATGAGCGTAATCTTAGGGTGTCAACTGCtacatcaaattcaaattcaccGCCTCTTTCACCTTCTTTTGAAAATGGATCACCAACATTTGCGTTGGATTCTGCAGTAAAATCAAAGCTTAATGATGCTCCTACTTCTTATGCATCAGAGAAGAAAGAATATCCTATTGACCCGTCTCTCCCAGACATCAAAAACAGCATCTATTCTACTGATGAATTTCGGATGTACTCATTCAAGGTGCGGCCTTGTTCACGTGCATATTCCCATGATTGGACTGAGTGCCCATTTGTTCACCCAGGTGAAAACGCTCGGAGAAGGGATCCGAGAAAGTTTCATTACAGTTGTGTTCCTTGTCCTGATTTCAGAAAGGGGGCTTGTAGACGTGGGGATATGTGTGAGTATGCTCATGGTGTTTTTGAGTGTTGGCTTCACCCAGCTCAGTATCGAACCCGGCTTTGCAAAGATGGTACAAATTGTGCTAGGAGAGTTTGCTTCTTTGCACATACTCCTGACGAACTACGACCATTGTATGTGTCCACTGGTTCGGCTGTCCCTTCTCCTCGCTCAAGTACCATTGGCGCTACAGCCATGGACTTTGCTGCTGCATTGAGCCTTTTACCCGGCTCTCCTTCATCAGTGTCTGTCATGTCTCCGTCACCATTCACTCCACCGATGTCTCCATCTGCTAATGGCATGTCACACTCAAATGTTGGTTGGCCCCAACCAAATGTTCCAGCTTTGCATCTACCGGGAAGTAATCTTCAATCCAGTCGCTTGAGATCTTCTCTGAATGCAAGAGACATTCCTGCAGAAGATTTCAATATGCTTCCAGATTTTGATGTGCAGCAACAGCAGCGACTTAATGAGTTATCCAGCCTCTCACAGCCATCTCTGAGTTCTAACTCCTTGAACCGATCTGGTCGGCTGAAAGTTCTAACCCCATCAAATCTTGATGAACTCTTTTCTGCTGAGAGCTCATCTCCACATTACACTGATCAAGCGCTGGCTTCTGCTGTTTTCTCGCCAACACATAAATCTGCAGTTCTCAATCAATTTCAGCAGCAGCCGAGCATGTTATCACCCATCAACACAAATTTCTCTCCAAAGACTGTTGATCACCCTCTATTGCAGGCCTCTTTTGGGGTGCCATCATCTGGAAGGATGTCTCCTCGGAATGTGGAACCTATATCTCCAATGAGTCCTCGAATGGTATGGTTAGCCCAACGGGAGAAGCAGCAACATTTTCGCAGCCTTAGCTCTCGAGAACTTGGCGTCAACTCCACTGCAGCTATTGGTTCCCCAGTAAATTCTTGGTCAAAATGGGGTTCATCAAATGGGAAACCAGATTGGGCTGTAACTACAGATGAATTGGGTAAGCATAGGAGATCGTCTTCATTTGAGCTTGGCAATAGTGAAGAGCCCGATTTATCATGGGTTCAGTCACTTGTTAAAGAATCTCCCACTGATATGAAAGAAAAGCTGACAACACCTTCTTCAGGTGTGGCCGCTGCCCCTTCTTCAAGCGAGGGTTCAAATATGAATCCCCTAATTGAATCAGTTGATCATGCTGTTTTGGGAGCATGGATCGAGCAAATGCAGCTTGACCAACTCGTGGCTCAgcaaaattga